Proteins encoded within one genomic window of Prauserella marina:
- a CDS encoding SGNH/GDSL hydrolase family protein, translating into MLTPADTPNTTPRHRLRRVLLWTLIPLLGIAAVLAPLAYLTFLREPELTPQDFLDNGGTADGPVVVVAGASSIHGIGSADFVSLLRTGMGEHGYQFINAGINGNTSSDLLDRLDQIIETKPDAVMLLIGTNNVLGAADNTEPALDTYRKDLGTIAHRLATETTAEFAFYSLQPLGEDLDDPQNRLVSRFNAVIADVAAEYDAGYLPLNERLTTIIHAEGGSQPSDFSLLSAALAGTRHYYLGQSWDDIGTANGYTVLVDGVHLNNRGAATAASLAAQWLRDQATHPAP; encoded by the coding sequence ATGCTCACGCCCGCCGACACGCCCAACACGACACCGCGCCACCGGCTCCGCCGCGTTCTCCTCTGGACGCTCATCCCGTTGCTCGGCATCGCCGCCGTGCTCGCACCACTGGCCTACCTCACCTTCCTGCGCGAACCCGAACTGACCCCACAGGACTTCCTCGACAACGGCGGCACCGCCGACGGACCCGTCGTCGTCGTGGCAGGCGCCAGTTCCATACACGGCATCGGCTCGGCCGACTTCGTCTCACTGCTGCGCACCGGCATGGGGGAGCACGGTTACCAGTTCATCAACGCGGGCATCAACGGCAACACCAGCTCCGACCTGCTCGACCGCCTCGACCAGATCATCGAGACCAAACCCGACGCCGTCATGCTGCTGATCGGCACCAACAACGTCCTCGGCGCCGCCGACAACACCGAACCGGCACTCGACACCTACCGGAAAGACCTCGGCACCATCGCACACCGGCTGGCCACCGAAACCACGGCCGAGTTCGCGTTCTACTCTCTGCAACCACTCGGCGAAGACCTCGACGACCCCCAGAACAGGCTCGTCTCCCGCTTCAACGCCGTCATCGCGGACGTAGCCGCCGAATACGACGCGGGCTACCTGCCCCTCAACGAGCGCCTGACCACGATCATCCACGCCGAAGGCGGCTCCCAGCCGAGCGACTTCTCCCTCCTGTCAGCGGCTCTGGCCGGCACCCGGCACTACTACCTCGGCCAGAGCTGGGACGACATCGGCACGGCCAACGGCTACACGGTGCTCGTGGACGGCGTCCACCTGAACAACCGAGGAGCGGCCACCGCCGCGTCACTGGCCGCGCAATGGCTGCGCGACCAAGCCACCCACCCCGCCCCCTGA
- a CDS encoding DUF488 domain-containing protein: MSAHPVKVRRVYDDAERDDGTRVLVDRIWPRGIRKSDLPMHEWLKDVAPSTELRTWYGHDPAKFEAFRERYRAELDTPEGRHALARLRTLLADDALTLLTATKDVEHSHATVLAGLLRH, translated from the coding sequence ATGAGCGCACACCCCGTCAAGGTTCGCCGCGTGTACGACGACGCCGAACGCGACGACGGCACCCGCGTGCTCGTCGACCGGATCTGGCCGCGCGGCATCCGCAAATCGGACCTGCCGATGCACGAGTGGCTCAAGGACGTCGCGCCCTCCACCGAATTGCGCACCTGGTACGGCCACGACCCCGCCAAATTCGAGGCGTTCCGCGAGCGCTACCGCGCGGAACTCGACACCCCGGAGGGCCGTCACGCGCTCGCCCGGTTGCGCACCCTGCTCGCCGACGACGCGCTCACGCTGCTGACCGCGACCAAAGACGTCGAGCACAGTCACGCCACCGTGCTCGCGGGACTCCTGCGGCACTGA